tcaagaagagttcattttgatgggaaaatgcccaaagatcaagacacgTTGATCTGTAGATCCACATGGTCAAcaaaatttagccaaattccattgtTTAGGGCCACAAATGGCCGTTTTTtccgttttaagaaagtttttgttttcttaataaacccttcgcggatcaagggtaagttggaacgatgtggaagctaagttagttgcaccatgatccacgagcatgcttgcaagggcaaatggatatgcattttcctagctttgaggcccggatcttagcttcatcatggcgcatcggggagattacggcctgcggggcaatgcGCCAAAGGGGTAATTTTCCGATCCGTCACAGCATGTAAATTGAAATTATCCAGAAGAGCTTTAAGATAAATATACCCGATAATAGAAAAATTGAAACCAATATGCAATACCCAGGTAGATAACTTGATGAGAACTAGCATAAATCGATGTACCACTGCGAGATAAAGACTTGAAAGATGCCAACTGTTGAGAAGCCAACTCGAAAAATTCATACTGATGTAATGGGACATAGCTGAAACACTGCTGTATGGCCAGAAGAATATTATTGAAGGTGATCCACCATTAAAGAGAGACAAACAGAATCAAAAGAGGAAAAGAAACATTAAAGAAAGCAATCCGACAAATTGAAAAATTAGGATAAAAAAAAGTGGTGAAATCAGATAAAATcaaaccataataaatacaatcTTTCAACAGATTCAGAGGAAAACACCTATATAAGATAAGAAGAACTAAGATTAGGACGGATTAAaacagaaaagaagaaggaaattttAGTTGACTAAAGTTGACTATCACCTGACTTTATGCTTGACCTTATCGGCTAAGCTGACACcggttaaataaaaaaaattgttgtgcTGGAAGAAAAATAGATGTTGTTTTTCTGGAAGAAATCTAGTTGAATCCACAAGAGGCCCATTAATATGACCCAAAGTCTCAACAAACCCTTTCTAGATTGTCACGTCCAAATTTCCGATACGAGCAATCCTCGTCAACATTcaatatcatcatcattatccacTCCCACCCTTTCAAGCCAAATGATGTATATGAGCATAGATTACAACTACGCAACCATTAAACTTTAAACATCAGTTACATTTTCATACAATGATAAGTTTTCTTTAGTGATCACTTCATTCCAATGCTCATAAGTCGTAATCTTCGATTTCTTTCCTAAAGTATTTCACGCTTGTTAACTTTGGGTAGGAGAAGTTTGATCTGAATATTATTTTCTGTATTCTTAAGTAAAAGGGCTATTTTCAGTTTCCTATGGCATATCAAGAGTATTTAGCTAAATATGGATTTGTCGTGACAGTCAAACATGGACAACACTTTAAGTAGAAGATAACAATATGTGCAAGGGGCTTCTttgttcttctttgatttgtcAATTTTCTTTTATAGGCGTATATTCATGAAATTTTCCTCATACTTAGGAACTCACGTTAAACATGTCTGTCAATTTCATTAGGAACTCACATTAAAGCTCAGCTCTTATCATGGATTAAAATGGTACAACCTAGATGTGGATTGGATGTGCAGTTGGGTGTTTTAAACTGGGAGGAATTGTCTGTCCAATAGGTGGTTTTTGTTTCTAATCTAGAGGGTGAGAAGTTAAGAACCATTACTTGCCCAACTCCCACAACATGAGAATGCTTCGTTGGTTGATCATAGAATCTTAGACTTTGCATACTGCTACTATATGTGAGAATATTCTCATTAGTTTTCTAACTAGAGAACAAGGTAGACTAATTAAaacaaccaaaaagaaaaactgCAATTTCCAAGTACACAAATGAAGAACTTTTAAAATTGATTTAAATTGAGTTGCATCATTCTATATCAAATTGTTTCAAAGTTTAGACCTTTAAActagatttaaaaaaataaaaacaaaacaaaaatgccATGTGCCTGCCGATTTGCTATTTCTTTCATGGACTGTCCTatgaaaagaaaatgaacttGATCAATAGATACATTATCATGCACGAACGGCTCTGTATATATGCGACTTGTTAATGGTATGACACACATTAACAAACGTCAGACAGACTTTTCACACACAAGGTTACAAGCGACTTGGTAATAAATTTCTTTATCATCCTTGCCCTGAATGGCTGAATATGTTTGTTGATATGTTCCACGCAATTTGGTTATTAACCTAAAGTTTCATTGGTAGGTAACTACTCTTCTTACATTTCTATATTGCATTATTTGGTATTACACTCCTTTTCTTGATTACATAGACTCGTAGTTTTAAGGTTTAAATCAATGACATAGAATGATGCAACTCaatttaaatcaatttgaaaagtTCCACACTAGAAAATgtcctttttattttttgtttttataactAGTTCTACCTTCTCTAGTTAGCAGCGCACTGATTTATGTTTGCATCTGTTTTCAAATCTCTATAAATTCACAGCATGCCGATACACAATCTCATAACCTGATCACAATAGTATCCgagatacaaaatttcagtcAGACATGGCAGCATACAATTTTTCGATTGTGCatctttcagttttcttttgctATGCCATTTCTTTAGTGTCTTCTTTTTATGGTGGTGGTTTTAGTGTTGATTTAATTCATCGAGATTCTCCTCTTTCTCCATTTTACAGCTCAACAGACAAAGCTTCTGATCGAGCTGAGAGTGCCATTCGTCGTTCCATTGAGCGTTGCAGTCACTTCAGTAAGAAGAAACCTTCGTCAGAAAAATCATCAAACAAACTCGGTAACATAACGTCAACTGTAACACAAGGAGTTGTGGGTGACTATCTAATGTTACTTGCAGTTGGAACACCAGCACTTCCGCTATTAGCAATTGCCGATACGGGTAGTGATATTATATGGTTTCAGTGTACACCTTGTGATGTTTGTTTTCCACAAACAACCTCTCCAATATTTGCACCTGAAAATTCGTCTACTTATGAAAATATTCCTTGCACAACAAAAGAATGTGATGCTCTAAGTAGTGTCAGTAATGTTATCCCCTGTGATGGTAGTGCTTGTAAATATAATATAAGTTATGGAGATGGATCGATCTCTATCGGAAACTTCGCACGTGAGACCCTAACTTTTCAATCAACCGAAGGTACTGAATCAGCTATATCAGTTACTAACATGGCTTTTGGTTGTGGTCATAACAACACTGGAATATTCAGTGCACTTGAAGCTGGTTTGGTTGGTCTTGACGCTGGACCATTTTCGTTGGTTTCTCAATTGGGTCCAACCATAGATTACAAATTTTATTAATGTTTGGTGAATGTTAATGCAAACACAACAGCAAGTAAATTAAACTTTGGAAGCAACCCTAAGCTAGTTGATGGATCAAAAGTTTCAACTCTGATAATCTTTAAAGAAAACCAATCTTTCTATTATCTGACACTTGAAGCTATTAGTGTTGGTGATATTAGAGTTCCTTTCAACACCAGTACTAGCAGCAGTAATGAAGTACTACTTGAAAGTGGGAATATAATTATCGACTTCGGTTCTACTATAACAGCCAAAACACGTATTGTTTGGGAGAGAACACAACTATAAGAGGAGAACACGAACTTGAATAGAAGACGTTCTATTGATATAACTTATGTGTACAATTGATCTTtacaagatacatatatatatatatatatatatactaactcTTCCTTGAACTCCAAGATATGATGAATTCCAAAACTAGAACAATTTCCTAAAATACAAAAGACTTCCAAACCTAGAATAgtttcctaaaaatacaaaagactTCCTTAACAAGATATACTTGTGTTAGGCAACACACACGTATTGTATGCcttaacaccctcccgcaagcgtaacgggtgATCTTGAACCGTTAGCTTGAACCTTAATAGAGAAAACCGATCTTTAGACAAAGCTTTTGTAAAAATGTCGGAAATTTGATCCTTAGAAGATATAAACCGAACATCAAGAAGTTTCAAAGCAACCTGATCACGCacaaaatgataatcaatctCAATGTGTTTCGTCCTtgcatgaaatataggattaacAGTAAGATATGTtgcaccaagattatcacaccatagAACTGGAGATGATTGAGTAAAAACTTGAAGTTCGGATAGAAGTGATTGAGtccacataatttcagcagtagCAATAGCAAGACCTCTATATTATGCTTCAGTACTAGAACGTGACACGATTTtctgtttacgagcactccaatATATAATATTACCACCCAAGAATACACAATAACCACTGGTTGAATGTCGATCTtcaagagaaccagcccaatcGGAATCAGTATATGCGCTAAAGGATAACTATAGAGAAGAAGACGGTCGAAGAAGAATACCAAACGTAGATGTTTCTTTAAGATAACGAAGTATACGCTTTACTAAGCCCCAGTGAAACTCAGTGGgtgcatgcataaattgacaaaccTTATTAACAGCATATGCTAGATCCGGACGAGTAAAAGTCAAATATTGTAAAGCTCCAACAATACTACGATATTCATTAGCATCGGTCAACAAGGTACTGTGATCAGAAGACATGTCCCCAGAAGTACTAAGTGGAGTGTGAATAGGCTTAACACCATCCATTTTCGCACGAATAAGGAGATCATGAGCATACCTTTGTTGAGAGAGAAACAAACCAGAGGATGTACGAACTGcttcaatgccaagaaagtaAGACAAGAAGCCAAGATCTTTGATTGTGAATTCTTGTTGTAGACGATCAATGATAGACTTAATACTTGTAGAGTTAGAACTTGTAacaataatatcatccacatagactaGTAAATAGATAGTACCAAGAGAGCCGTTATAGAGAAATAAGGACGAGTCACACTTCGAAGTGACAAAACCAATTTGCAACAAAAAGGTACTAAGCCTGTGATACCACGCACGGGGAgcttgtttgagaccataaagagaACGATGCAACTTGCAGACATGCGTAGGAAAACAAGTATCTACGTAGCCCGGTGGCtgtttcatatacacctcttcttgaagttctccatgtaaaaaggcattttgcacatcaagttgatgaattGGCCAATTGGAAGACAAAGCCAATGTAAGAAGAAGACGAATAGTAcatggtttaacaaccggactaaatgTTCAGAATAGTCAATACCCTCTTGCTGATTATAGCCTTTTACAACTAATCGTGATTTTCGACGTGCAATTGTACCATCTGGAATGCGTTTAATACGAAacacccatttacatccaataaAGTTCATAGAAGAATTATATGGTACTAACGAACACGTACCATTCCGAAGTAGAGCATTAATCTCATCATCGGAAGACATACGCCACTGGGGATCTTTATGAGCCTGTGAAATACAAGTAGGTTCGAGAAGAGAATCACATACCAATGCATATTTGGAATTTGGTTTAAAAACACCAGCTTTAGACCTTGTCACCATTGGATGAGTGTCAGAGATAGAAGACGGAGACTGCAGAAGAAGAACCGgggaagaaaaatcagtggcggTTGTGGCGGCTGAATCGAACATAATAATGGGAACTGTCGGCGGCGGTGACGGCTCAGAAACATTATGGCTGACAGCTGATGACTGGTTTTGTTGGCTAATCATTGGTGCTGGCGGATGTTGCGGCTGAGGATCATCATTACTGTCGCCTAATGATTGACGATGTTGACTAATGATTTCTGGAGGTGGCTGATGATTGCTGACGGCGGAGAACTGCTGGCGATTAATGATTGCTGACGGTTGATGAGTACTGACAGTTGATGATTGCTGGCGGCTAATGATTACTGACGGCTGATGATGACTGGTGGCTAATGATTGGTCTTGGGAATAAGACGGCACGGAAGCAGTAGACAGAAGAGAAGGCAGAAAAAGATTTACGGGAGAAGAAAAGGGAGTAGAAAAAGGTACCTGTGAAGTCGTCGACGACGGAGAAGGCTGTGCTGTGGCGGCAAAAGGAAAAGTggtctcatcaaaaacaacatgacGACTAACATAAATCCGACCTGTAGGAATATTAAGACACTTATAGCCTTTTTGAGAAGGACTATAACCAATaaaaatacaaggagaagaaagaGGCTCCATTTTATGAGATCTATATGGACGTAAGTATGGATAGAACAAGCAACCAAACACCCGAAGTAAAGTGTAATCTGGTGAAAGACCAAAAAGAAGTTCATACGGAGAGGAGTTATGAATGGAAGTAGACGGACCACGATTCATTAGAAAACAAGCGGTGTAAAAAGAGTCGTACCAATATGAGGATGGTACAGAAGCCATGTTTAGGATtgtaagaccagtttcacgaatatgacgatgacgtCGTTCgactaaaccattttgttcagaagtatgTGGACATGAAAATCGATGAAAAATACCCAGTTGGTGAAGATGCGGAGTAAGTTCTCGATACTCTAGTGCGTTGTCAGATTGGAAGATTTTGATTTTTCGATTGAAGagattttcaacatgcttttgaaacaaaaagaatatTGACAAGACATCAGATTTCTGAGACATATGAAACATCCAAGTAAAGCGACTAAAGGCATCAATAAACATGACATAGTATTTATATCCTTCATTAGATAGAATATGAGAAGGTCCCCAAACATCAGAGacaattaaatctaatggatgCAAATAAGTAGTTTTACTAGAAGGAAAAGGGAGTTTATGACTCCGATGTTCATGGCAAGAGGAAGAAAACTTAAAAGTCTGACTAGAAACCGGAAGAGAAAACTGGGAAACAACCTTACGCACTGTGCGTATCATTGGATGTCCTAATCTAGAGTGTCAATCTTGTAAGGTAGCACGCTCTCCTATGTAGGCTTTAGAAGATTGAGACGAATTatcaagttgatagagaccacccTTCCTACTGCCACGAAGAAGAACCTTcccggtacatcgatccttcacaagacaaaaagttggatgaaattcaaataagacattaTTGTCAGTAGTAAACCGAGAAATAGACAGAAGATTATGAGAAATTTTTGGTGCATGAAGAACATTACGAAGCCAcaacttacggttgggagttcccaAAACAGAGGATCCAACATTAGAGATTGGAATAGAAGAGCCATTACCCATTTGAATTTGATCCGGACCAGTATATTCGTTAGAAAATTGGAGACGAGAAAGATCATTGGTTATATGATTTGTAGCAACACTATCAGGATCCACGAAGGTGTAGATAACAAACCAGTTTGAGCCGCATAAGTACGAGGAGCAGAGGTAGGTGGCTGACGTCGAGGAGGACGAAACGAGCGATCGAAACGATTCCAACAGTCATTAGCTTCATGATTCTTGCGACCACATAGTTGACAGGGAAGACGCACATCTGTGCGTGAGTTGTAAGGCTGTGCTGGGCCGAGAAGAGAGGAATGATTCGAAGTGTTGGAAGCAGCTGGACGAGATGGGCTTGACATGGAGGAGAATTGCTGGGCCGAAGATGTACTGGACCGAGTAGGAGGACGTGAAAAATTGGAAGCAGCTGGACGAGAGAAGTTGGAAGCAGCTGAACGAGTTGGGCCGGATGCTGCAACGTTATCTACAGGTTTAGAATGCAGTGACTTTTCTTGGTTCTCAATACGAAGTTCATACATGAGATTATAGGTGATAAAATCCTCTAGTTTCATGGCTCAGTGACAACAGTATCGGCAGCTGCAAGGTTGTCAACGATATTGCGAGCTCGATCAATATAATCTCGCATAGAAAGAGATCCTTTGCGTAAAGCCTGAAGTTCACATTGCAAGTGATGGATATGAGCATCTGATTTTGAAGAAAAGAGAGATTCAAGAGAGGACCAAATAGCATGAGAACTTCGGAGACGATGAACTTGTCGAAGAACAACAGGAGTTAGCGAGGAAAAAATCCAGCCAAGAAGAATATGGTCTTGCTTTAGCCAAGGAGCATATGCCGGATTGGGTGTATCACTGTTGGGAAGAGTTGGAGACGGACAAGGATTGTCACCTCTGACAAAACTATCGAGTTCATAACCTTGAAGATATGGGAGAAACTGAGCACGCCATAGGGAGTAATTGGTGTCATCAagtttgatagtgatgatgtGATGAGGTTGAGAAAAGATAGAGGAAGCCATCATTGATTGAGAGGAGTTGAGTATGGTTGAAAGGACAGAGGAAGAAGTATATGCAGCGGAATACATAAGATCAATAAGCTGATACCAAGCTAAAACACGTATTGTTTGGGAGAGAACACAACTATAAGAGGAGAACACGAACTTGAATAGAATACGTCCTATTGATATAACTTATGTGTACAATTGATCTTtacaagatacatatatatatactaattctTCCTTGAACTCCAAGATAGGATGAATTCCAAAACTAGAACAATTTCCTAAAATACAAAAGAATTCCAAACCTAGAATAGTTTCCTAAAAATATAAAAGACTTCCTTAACAAGATATACGTGTGTTAggaaacacacacatattgtatGCCTTAACAATAACATCTCTACCAACTGATTTTTACGCAGCATTTGAAGCAGAGATGAAGAAAGCCATTACAATTGATCCCGTTGCTGATCCTAATACAATTTTAAGATTATGTTATCCAGGGGATTCAGACCCAAGTTTGGTTCCAACCGTTACTGCTCATTTTACTGATGCTGATATTGTTCTTAATCCCTTGAACCTTTTCAAACTAAACGGCGACAATGATGAGTTTGCATGTCTAGCATTCCTGCCAACCGATGACGTGGCTATCTATGGGAACACAGTTCAGAATAACTTCATTGTTGAATATGACCTTGTGAACAAGTTGGTATCATTCATGTCAACAGATTGTCAAATGGAATAGAATTGAAGATTAAGGAGGAATATTTTAACCTGAACGTACGTTTGATCTGCTTATACATGTTCCTGAAGAATCCTACATATAAATAAGACAGTCATGTAATTGATGCATTATATAATAAGTAACACATATATAATAATAATTCTCTACCGCATCATGGATTCATGTTGTAGGAATATAACATCGCACATGTATTATATGCGAGTAAGGAATAATTAGATGTGTGCAAAGAGCGTCGCATACACTCAGATGCGATGACGAATTGAATGATGTCGACCTAATCAAGAATAAAGTATGAAGAACTGTGTGAAGTTTATAAGGTCTGCGAAAATAACTAACGTACATATGCGATAATATCGCACAaggattccgaaaataaaggatctcttagaTGTTATCCATTATGTAATATCAAGAATATAAAGCacagtttggacaagttaggcaagataaagagagGTCCAGATTTATCTAGGGAGGAGAGAAATCAATGGCAGTAGTTTGCTCCACTTAAAAACATTATGaaagttttattaattagtgtgtcATTAATTGATCATAATAAATAATTCATTAAATTCTCATTATAAATGtcttcttaattaatctaataaatatgtattcaattaataaataattttaataaaaaaattatattaatacaaATTAGTGGAGGTAGTGTAAGAAGTATTGGCTGGTAGAAATAGTGGCGGGTGTTAatgagtggtggtggtggaagaaatagtggcgatGGGTGGTTTATGGTGGTGTGCGCTGGTGAATATTCGTGGATAATATTAGTTCTGTATATCTAAAATGTGGGTAGCATTGTATTGTAATAGATGTAGTTGATTGTTGTTAACAAGATTGATATAAATAGATACCATATTTTTAGGATGATACCATGCTATTTAGGAAAAAATAATGATAACTGTCGGATTACCTAAACGGTACCTCTGCTACTTTTATTACACAATTGTATAAATCGTGGTTCTAAATGTTAAAAGAAAATTGATCGCAATACAAAAGAGAATATAACAATAAAAAGATATAatgaaaataaattaattaacggCCTAGGTTTACGAACAACTGTAAACGGGAGGTGGACGGCGGTTATGGTGGAGAAAGAAATAGTATCATATGGTtttgtggtggtggcggcggcggttgaTGAGTAGTAGTAGACTATATTAATTTTGTGTTGCCATTTTGAATAGTCTCGGTTAAAGTACatgaaagattaaaaaaaaaaaaaaaaagactgtcACGTCATATAATTACTAGAGGCAGATAGCACAAGTCAAAATCCAAACACAAAAAATTACTTATTGTCGAGATTTGTCGTTACAGTAAGGGTTGTATCCTAGATAGGTATACTTTTGTTCCTATTTGTTTGTATCGTATTATAAAACGAAGCTTCGCTaagttaggaaagataaagaCTAATCCTGATTTTTCTTTCCAATTGATAAATTCACGACTACAGTCGATTCTACGAATACACACTTTAATTGAGAGAAATTCATTACATATTCTCTTCATCCCatctcaaaaatcaaaatcaaaacagagaaatttGATCAACTGAAAATAACATACGTCTTCCTATAAAAAGAACAATTCATTTTCTCACTCACATTCGTTAGGATGAGAGGATTTTGAAAACTTTAATTCCCCACTTTGGAGCAAACATAAGAAATAAAATTAGGAAGGGAAGATAGAttgcaagaagaaaaagaaaaaaagacttaAATCCAAAAATATACTTCTGGTCAATCTTCTTTCCATGTTCTCTCAATCTTCTTCCACCA
The nucleotide sequence above comes from Papaver somniferum cultivar HN1 chromosome 8, ASM357369v1, whole genome shotgun sequence. Encoded proteins:
- the LOC113305247 gene encoding aspartic proteinase CDR1-like translates to MAAYNFSIVHLSVFFCYAISLVSSFYGGGFSVDLIHRDSPLSPFYSSTDKASDRAESAIRRSIERCSHFSKKKPSSEKSSNKLGNITSTVTQGVVGDYLMLLAVGTPALPLLAIADTGSDIIWFQCTPCDVCFPQTTSPIFAPENSSTYENIPCTTKECDALSSVSNVIPCDGSACKYNISYGDGSISIGNFARETLTFQSTEGTESAISVTNMAFGCGHNNTGIFSALEAASKLNFGSNPKLVDGSKVSTLIIFKENQSFYYLTLEAISVGDIRVPFNTSTSSSNEVLLESGNIIIDFGSTITAKTRIVWERTQL